From the genome of Thauera chlorobenzoica:
GTCGCGCCCGGTGATGGCCGGCTTCATCAATGCCTCGGCGCTGCTGATCGGCTTGTCCCAGCTGCCTGCGCTGCTCGGCCTGTCGCTGCCCCGGTCCGGGCATTTCCTGCTCGATCTGTGGCATATGCTTGCAGGCTCGGGTGCGCCACACCTGGCGTCCGCGCTGTATGGCGGCCTGGCCCTGTTCGCGCTGGTCGCGCTGCGTCGGCTCGTGCCCCGCTTGCCTGGAGTGCTCCTGGTGGTCGCGTCGGCGACCGCGGTCTCGGCGCTCACCGGGTTCGCCGCACAAGGCGGCGCCGTGGTCGGTGCGCTACCGTCCGGCCTGCCTTCCCTCGGCCTGCCGGTGATCGACGGGAACATGCTGGTGACCCTGTTCCCGGCTGCGTTCGTGATCGCGCTGGTGAGCTTCATGGAGGCAGCCTCGAGTGCGACCGTGATCACCGCCCGTACCGGCATGTCGTGGAACCAGAACCAGGAGCTGATCGGCCAGGGGCTGGCCAAGCTGGCCGCCGCCGCGAGCGGTGCGATGCCGGTCAGCGCGTCGTTTTCGCGCTCGGCGCTCAACCATGCCAGCGGCGCGCGTAGCGGATTGTCGTCGCTGCTCACCGCCGCCGGCGTGCTGCTGAGCCTGCAGTACCTCACCCCGCTGCTGTGGCACCTGCCGATCGCGGTGCTCGCCGCGGTGATCCTGGTGGTGGTGGCCAGCCTCGTCGACTTTCGCGCGCTGACGGGGGCATGGAAGGCCGGGCGCGACGACGGTCTGGCGGCGGTGGTGACCTTTTGCGCGACCCTCGTGTTCGCCCCCGACATCCAGAACGGCATCCTTACCGGACTGATGCTGTCGCTGGCGCTGATGCTCTACCGCGACATGCAGCCGCGGGCGGCCCTGCTCGGCATGCACCCGGATGGCACTTACCGGGACTTGACGCGTTTCGGTCTCGAACACCCCCATCCCAATCTGGTCATCCTGCGCTTCGACAGCCCGTTGACCTTCGTCACCGCGAAGGCTTTCGAAGAGGCGGCGGCGCGCGCCGCCCAGGCCCAGTCCGAAGTCAAGGTCCTGCTGGTTTCCGCGGCCGGGATCAACGCCATCGATGCCACCGGTCAGCATGCGATTTCCACCCTCCACGAGCGCCTGCGCCTGAACGGCCAGGTGCTGGCCTTCTGCGGGCTGAAGAAGCAGGCCGTCGACGCCCTCGAGCGCACCGGGCTATGGGCGCGCTTGAGCGAGCACGGGCAGTACCGCACCGAACATCACGCGCTCGACACCCTGCTGCCCCGTCTTTCCCGACCCTCCGGCTAGGGGCGGGCCGCCGTCGGCGCGAAAGCCGGCAAAGAACGTCATCGATCCCGCCCCACCGGCCGCCTACCGTTCATCCTGCGTCAGCGATGCCAGATATTTCCCCGGGGGCCGGCCAAGGGCCTTCTTGAACATGGTGATGAAGGCGGTGACCGATTCGTAGCCCAGTTCGGCGGAGACTTGCTGCACGCTGGCGCCAGCGGCCAGCCGGCGCAGGGCGACCAGGAGCTGCAATTGCTGGCGCCAGCGCCCGAAGCTGAGGCCGGTTTCGCGCAGCATCAGGCGGGCGAGGGTGCGCTCGCTGGTGGCGACGCGGGCCGCCCATTCGGGCAGGGTGGCGCGGTCGGCCGGGTTGCGGGTCAGGGCGTCGGCAATGTGGCGGATGTGCGGCTCGTCCGAGATCGGCAGATGAAGCTGTTCGACCGGCATGTTCGGCAACTCGTCGAGCAGCACGCGGGCGACGCGGCCGGTGGCGCTGTCGGCAGCGTACTCGTGCGGCTGGTCGGCAAGGTGCTGGATCAGCTCGCGCACGAGGGGCGAAATCGCCAGCGTGCAGCAGCGGTGCGGCAGCGCGGTGGCGCCCGGCGCGACGAACAGCAGGCAGATGCGGGCGTTGGGCGTGACCCGGTTGCTGTGTGGCATCGCACCGGGCACCCATACCGCACAGTTGGGCGGCACCATCCACAGCGCATGGGGCACCTCGCAGCTGATGGCGCCGCGCAGCGCGAGCACGAGTTGCCCCTTGCGGTGCCGGTGCACTGGAGTTTCGTTGTCGTTCCTGGTCGTTTCGACCCGCAGGGCGATCGCCGGGCTGGTGATGCGGTCGGGGTCGAAGTGGCGCAAGGAGGCATCGAGGAGCATCGGCGTGGCTGTTTTTGGAGATTAATTGGCAATCTATCCAGATACTCCCGGCCGGTAAATCCGTAAGCTTGGCGACATCGCAAGTTTTTCCGGATTCCCCCATGCGTCAGGCCCGCCCCGTCCTCTCCGCCGCTCCGCGCACGGTGCTGCTGCTGATCGGCATCGTGCTGGTTGCCGCCAACCTGCGTGCGCCGATCACCGGGCTGGCGCCGGTGCTGGGCATGATCCAGGAGACCTTTGCGCTGAGCACCGCGCACGCCGGCCTGCTTACCACCTTGCCGTTGCTGGCCTTCGCCCTGGTGTCGCCGGTGGCACCCTGGCTGGCGCGCCGCTTCGGCCTGGCGCGTGCGCTGTTCGCGGCCCTGGTGCTGCTCGCCGCCGGCGTGGTGCTGCGCTCGGCGGGGCCGGCGTGGAGCCTTTTTGTCGGCACCGCGGTGATCGGCGCCGGGATCGCGGTGGGCAACGTGTTGCTGCCGGCGCTGCTCAAGCGCGACTTCCCCACCCGGATCGCCAGCGTCACCGGCGCGTACGCGCTGGCGATGGGCGCCGCCGCCGCAGTGGCTTCGGCAACGGCGTTCCCGCTCGCGACCGGCTTCGGGCTCGGCTGGTCGGGGGCGCTGCTGGCGATGCTGGTACTGCCGGTGGTGGCGATGCTGCTGTGGTGGCCGCAGCTCGGCGAGCGGGCCGCGGTGGCCCAGAGCGGTGGCGGGGCG
Proteins encoded in this window:
- a CDS encoding AraC family transcriptional regulator yields the protein MLLDASLRHFDPDRITSPAIALRVETTRNDNETPVHRHRKGQLVLALRGAISCEVPHALWMVPPNCAVWVPGAMPHSNRVTPNARICLLFVAPGATALPHRCCTLAISPLVRELIQHLADQPHEYAADSATGRVARVLLDELPNMPVEQLHLPISDEPHIRHIADALTRNPADRATLPEWAARVATSERTLARLMLRETGLSFGRWRQQLQLLVALRRLAAGASVQQVSAELGYESVTAFITMFKKALGRPPGKYLASLTQDER
- a CDS encoding MFS transporter; protein product: MRQARPVLSAAPRTVLLLIGIVLVAANLRAPITGLAPVLGMIQETFALSTAHAGLLTTLPLLAFALVSPVAPWLARRFGLARALFAALVLLAAGVVLRSAGPAWSLFVGTAVIGAGIAVGNVLLPALLKRDFPTRIASVTGAYALAMGAAAAVASATAFPLATGFGLGWSGALLAMLVLPVVAMLLWWPQLGERAAVAQSGGGAPAASPIWRHPLAWQVTLFMGLNSFIYYVMIGWLPAILASRGYSAAEAGSLHGLMQLASAIPGLVLGPLIQRLNDQRRVALATSLLVAGALLGLQWLPQLAGLWVACFGFGTGACIILALMFMGLRTENPRQAAALSGMAQCVGYLLAACGPPLIGGLHDRSQDWNLALTVCLALSLAMAAVGMLAGRNRRIRSASTAASTPAAG
- a CDS encoding SulP family inorganic anion transporter, encoding MNASHPTRAERVFPFLGWPRLWRQHGVRGDLVAGVTVALVLVPQALAYAQLAGLPPHLGLYAALLPALVGALFGSCGALSTGPVALTSLLSGASLLSLAQPDTPEFIALAVVLALLSGLIQLALGLLRAGWLLNLLSRPVMAGFINASALLIGLSQLPALLGLSLPRSGHFLLDLWHMLAGSGAPHLASALYGGLALFALVALRRLVPRLPGVLLVVASATAVSALTGFAAQGGAVVGALPSGLPSLGLPVIDGNMLVTLFPAAFVIALVSFMEAASSATVITARTGMSWNQNQELIGQGLAKLAAAASGAMPVSASFSRSALNHASGARSGLSSLLTAAGVLLSLQYLTPLLWHLPIAVLAAVILVVVASLVDFRALTGAWKAGRDDGLAAVVTFCATLVFAPDIQNGILTGLMLSLALMLYRDMQPRAALLGMHPDGTYRDLTRFGLEHPHPNLVILRFDSPLTFVTAKAFEEAAARAAQAQSEVKVLLVSAAGINAIDATGQHAISTLHERLRLNGQVLAFCGLKKQAVDALERTGLWARLSEHGQYRTEHHALDTLLPRLSRPSG